The following proteins come from a genomic window of Crassostrea angulata isolate pt1a10 chromosome 1, ASM2561291v2, whole genome shotgun sequence:
- the LOC128167788 gene encoding uncharacterized protein LOC128167788, whose translation MENQKPYFCSLTEGEKREIQKIGPLGRMMKTLEMIKEMKAVGGKFFDSVDTAATHASIILQYQEMKKFLETMQKIEIDTFIPRKLFLFNVLEMKLDGMTKTITCSNDTANKSRPTRSCPPRFSFISTSGRTPDIDYYEIFEPRKTWRQKILRFFRR comes from the exons ATGGAAAATCAAAAACCGTATTTCTGTTCATTGACGGAAGGGGAAAAAAGAGAGATT CAAAAAATCGGACCTTTGGGGCGAATGATGAAAACTCTGGAAATGATTAAAGAGATGAAAGCTGTCGGCGGGAAGTTCTTT GACTCTGTCGACACAGCAGCTACTCACGCTTCCATCATCCTCCAGTACCAGGAAATGAAG AAATTTCTGGAAACAATGCAGAAGATTGAAATAGACACCTTCATTCCTCGGAAATTGTTTCTCTTCAACGTCTTGGAAATGAAACTAGATGGAATG ACGAAAACTATTACATGTAGCAATGACACTGCAAACAAGTCCCGTCCTACTCGGAGCTGTCCCCCACGGTTTTCTTTCATCAGTACCTCTGGACGTACACCGGATATAGATTACTATGAG attttcgAACCCAGGAAAACTTGGAGACAGAAAATCCTGAGATTTTTCAGACGCTGA
- the LOC128170927 gene encoding uncharacterized protein LOC128170927, which yields MENQKPYFCSLTEGERREIQEIGALGRMMKTLKMIEEMEAVGGKFFDSVDTAATHASIILQYQEMKKFLETMQKIEIETFIPRKLFLFNVLEMKLDGMTNTTTCSNGTADKARSVHKVRPVQKCPSRFAFISTSGRTPDINSYEIFEPKKTWRQKILRFFRR from the exons ATGGAAAATCAAAAACCGTATTTCTGTTCATTGACGGAAGGGGAAAGAAGAGAGATT CAAGAAATCGGAGCATTGGGGCGAATGAtgaaaactctgaaaatgatcGAAGAGATGGAAGCTGTCGGCGGGAAGTTCTTT GACTCTGTCGATACAGCAGCTACTCACGCTTCCATCATCCTCCAGTACCAGGAAATGAAG aagtTTCTGGAGACAATGCAGAAGATTGAAATAGAGACCTTCATTCCTCGGAAATTGTTTCTCTTCAACGTCTTGGAAATGAAACTAGATGGAATG ACGAATACTACTACATGTAGCAATGGCACTGCAGACAAGGCCCGTTCTGTTCACAAGGTCCGTCCTGTTCAGAAGTGCCCATCCCGGTTTGCCTTCATCAGTACCTCTGGACGTACACCGGATATAAATTCTTATGAG atattCGAACCCAAGAAGACTTGGAGACAGAAAATCCTGAGATTTTTCAGACGCTGA